A DNA window from Limanda limanda chromosome 6, fLimLim1.1, whole genome shotgun sequence contains the following coding sequences:
- the LOC133003522 gene encoding kinase suppressor of Ras 1-like, with amino-acid sequence MMPAVPNLLDNVTMHRSSPQTMRRDIGLAVTHRFSTKSWLSQTCQVCQKNMMFGVKCKHCKLKCHNKCTKEAPSCRISFLTLPRMRRAESVPSDINNRIDLIAEIPLQWGTLPKALTKREPAPNINQVDSSSNPSSATSSTPSSPAHLQQSNPPSVSTTPPANASPRGSCDNRFNFPDVPASTHTAVSGSCHESGVTQGGVTETQRPATEQEREEEAEDEEEADRCSSNNNYPNEEGDEDGLEDLPSAICRRTAGRRRGGFSRNISQNSIYLQEWDIPYEQLQLGELIGKGRWGKVHKGRWHGEVAIRLLEVDGNNQDHLKLFKKEVMNYRQTRHENVVLFMGACMAPPHLAIITSFCKGFTLYSVVRERGHMLDINKTRQIAQEIVKGMGYLHAKGIIHKDLKSKNVFYDTNKVVITDFGLFGMSGVVQEGRRKNVLRIPRGWIYYLAPEIVRQMSPEVEEDQLPFSKAADVYAFGTIWYELQAGDWPITNQPVEAKIWLVGSNEGMKKVLAEANLGKEVTEILSACWSPEAEDRPTFTLLTDMLEKLPKLNRRLSHPGHFWKTNEYES; translated from the exons ATGATGCCAGCCGTCCCCAACCTGCTGGACA ATGTGACCATGCACAGAAGTTCCCCTCAGACAATGAGGAGAGACATTGGCCTGGCCGTAACACACAG GTTTTCAACCAAGTCTTGGCTCTCCCAGACGTGCCAAGTGTGTCAGAAGAATATGATGTTTGGTGTCAAGTGCAAGCACTGCAA GTTAAAGTGCCACAACAAATGCACCAAAGAGGCTCCCTCTTGTCGGATATCATTTCTCACAT TGCCAAGGATGCGCAGGGCAGAATCGGTGCCATCAGATATCAATAATCGCATCGATCTCATAGCGGAGATCCCACTGCAGTGGGGCACTTTACCAAAGGCATTAACCAAAAGG GAGCCAGCCCCCAATATAAACCAGGTGGATTCAAGCAGTAACCCCTCGTCAGCCACCTCCTCCACACCTTCCTCCCCAGCACATTTACAGCAGAGTAACCCCCCGAGTGTCAGCACCACCCCTCCAGCCAACGCCTCACCGAGGGGCTCCTGTGACAACCGCTTCAACTTCCCAG ATGTTCCTGCTTCCACACATACAGCTGTTTCCGGCAGCTGCCATGAGTCTGG AGTGACTCAGGGGGGCGTCACTGAGACACAGCGACCAGCTACAGAACAGGAAAGG gaggaggaggctgaggatgaggaagaagctGACCGGTGCAGCAGTAATAACAACTATCCCAATGAGGAGGGGGATGAGGACGGACTCGAGGACCTGCCGTCTGCCATATGTCGTCGGACCGCTGGCCGTCGGAGGGGCGGATTCTCTCGTAATATCAGCCAGAACAGCATCTACCTGCAGGAGTGGGACATCCCAtatgagcagctgcagctgggaGAGCTTATTGGGAAG GGTCGCTGGGGGAAGGTGCACAAGGGTCGCTGGCACGGTGAGGTGGCCATTCGCCTCCTGGAGGTTGACGGAAACAACCAGGATCACCTGAAGCTCTTCAAGAAAGAGGTGATGAACTACAGGCAGACCCGGCACGAGAATGTGGTCCTGTTCATGGGCGCCTGCATGGCTCCGCCCCATCTCGCCATCATCACCAG TTTCTGTAAAGGTTTCACTCTTTACTCTGTTGTGAGGGAAAGAGGTCACATGCTGGACATCAATAAAACCAGACAGATTGCACAGGAGATCGTGAAG GGGATGGGTTATCTTCATGCTAAAGGCATCATCCACAAGGACCTGAAGTCTAAGAATGTCTTCTACGACACCAACAAGGTTGTCATCACAGACTTCGGCCTGTTCGGGATGTCTGGCGTGGTACAGGAAGGCAG AAGGAAGAACGTGTTGAGGATACCCCGGGGCTGGATCTACTACCTGGCTCCAGAGATTGTTCGGCAGATGAGcccagaggtggaggaggaccaGCTGCCTTTCTCCAAAGCTGCAGATGTTTATGCATTTGG CACAATCTGGTACGAGCTGCAGGCCGGAGACTGGCCAATCACCAACCAACCTGTGGAGGCTAAAATCTGGCTGGTGGGCAGCAATGAGGGCATGAAGAAGGTGCTGGCAGAAGCCAACCTGGGCAAGGAGGTCACG GAGATCCTGTCCGCCTGCTGGTCCCCTGAGGCAGAAGACAGGCCCACCTTCACCTTGCTGACAGACATGCTGGAGAAACTCCCCAAACTGAACCGCAGACTGTCTCACCCCGGACACTTCTGGAAGACAAATGAGTATGAATCATAG